The Oscillatoria acuminata PCC 6304 genomic interval TATCGAATGGGGAAACCGGCTATGCGTCAAGTATTAAAGCGGCTGATTGTGGGTTTGAACTTGTTAGTCCTCGGTGGGAGTGTCGGCACGATCGCCAGCCGATACATCCTTGTGGATGGCAGTCTGGGAAAACAACCCATCGCCATGCCGGTGATGCTACAGGACGCGACTACTCCAATCAATACCGAGGCAGACTCAGACCTCGAAACCAATCCCGCTTTCATGGAACAGCCCATTGACCGCAATTTTATCGCTTCGGCTGCGGCAAAAGTGGCTCCGGCGGTGGTCAGAATTGATGCACTGCGGTCCGCAAGAACGGTGGAGGACAATGACCCAAGCAATCCCTTTTTTCGGAAATTTTTTGGGGAAGAAATGCCACCCCCAAGACAACGAGGCAACCACGGCACGGGCTCTGGGTTTATTTTGAGCGCTGAGGGTCAAATTATTACTAATGCTCATGTGGTAGAAGGGACTCGGTTGGTGAAAGTGACCCTGAATGATGGGCGCATCTTTGAGGGAAAAGTGATGGGGATTGATTCCCTCACGGATTTAGCCGTGGTGAAAATTGAAGGGACTGGGTTGCCAAAGGTGAAGTTAGGGAATTCTGAGAATTTGGTGCCGGGACAATGGGCGATCGCGATCGGCAGTCCCCTGGGATTGGATAATAGTGTCACTGTGGGGATTATCAGCGCCACGGGGCGATCGAGTTCCCAAGTGGGAATTTCTGATAAGCGGGTCCGCTTTATTCAAACCGATGCAGCAATTAATCCCGGGAATTCCGGGGGACCGTTACTCGACGATCGCGGAGAAGTGATTGGGGTGAATACAGCAATTCGCGCTGATGCTCAAGGATTAGGGTTTGCCATCCCCATTGAAACCGCCAAACGAATTGCCAATGAGTTATTTACAAACGGTCAAGTCTCTCACCCATTTTTGGGCATTCAAATGGTAGAACTGACTCCCCAAGTCCGGGACAAATTAGAGGAACGCCTCGAAGGGGTAAAGATTCTCACGGAAACTGGGGTCGTGATTATGGCGGTGTTACCGGACACTCCAGCGCAGAAAGCCCGGTTGCAAAAAGGGGATGTGATTCAAAAAATTAACGGGGTGGCGATCGCCACAGCTACCCAAGTGCAAGAATTGGTAGAAGCTACCCAAGTGGGCGGACTACTGGAACTGGAAGTGAACCGACAAGGGGCAACCGCCACCATTGCCTTACGTCCTGGGG includes:
- a CDS encoding HhoA/HhoB/HtrA family serine endopeptidase, with amino-acid sequence MRQVLKRLIVGLNLLVLGGSVGTIASRYILVDGSLGKQPIAMPVMLQDATTPINTEADSDLETNPAFMEQPIDRNFIASAAAKVAPAVVRIDALRSARTVEDNDPSNPFFRKFFGEEMPPPRQRGNHGTGSGFILSAEGQIITNAHVVEGTRLVKVTLNDGRIFEGKVMGIDSLTDLAVVKIEGTGLPKVKLGNSENLVPGQWAIAIGSPLGLDNSVTVGIISATGRSSSQVGISDKRVRFIQTDAAINPGNSGGPLLDDRGEVIGVNTAIRADAQGLGFAIPIETAKRIANELFTNGQVSHPFLGIQMVELTPQVRDKLEERLEGVKILTETGVVIMAVLPDTPAQKARLQKGDVIQKINGVAIATATQVQELVEATQVGGLLELEVNRQGATATIALRPGAFPLDRRN